The Catellatospora citrea DNA segment CTCAGCGCGGTCTCGCCGGTCACATAGTCGACCGGCTGCAGGGACACGCTCAGTTCGGCATCGGTCAGCTGCGCAGCGACCCACTCGGCCCACGTGCGGTGCACCGAGTCGTAACTGATCAGTATGTCGTGGGTGGGGACGCGGATCCGCTCGAACTCACCGAGCACGGCCCGCCGCTCGCGCTCGGAAACGGCACGCAGCTCGGACACGACGTCGCCGGTGAGCACGGACGTGAGCCGTTCGCACGCGCTGAGGATCGAGCCTTGCTGGTGCGGACGTTCGCCGAAGGGAGCGAGGATCTCCTCGTAGGCGAAAAGCGGCCGGTACGGTATCTCGACGGAGGACCAGTACCTGTCTTGCTCTTCCGGTGACATGTGCGCCAGCAGGTCGGCGAACCGGGCCCGGCTCAGGTCCCGGCTTGCCTCGAGCTTGGCGGTTTCGGCGTCCTCGACGCGCATGGGCACAGGGACGACGCGGATGGTTCGGCGGTGGGACTGGGCACTGATCGCCCGGGCGACGCCGGCGGCGCCTTCGATGCTCTGCGTGGCGAAGGTGAAGCAGTCCACCACGATGTCCGGCATGCCGATGGTGCAGATGCCGGAGATGTCGTTCAGGCCCGTCCGGCTGTCGATGAGGACGTAGTCGTACGACTGTCTGAGGCGGGTGGCCAGCACATCGATGTAGTCGCCTCCGGCTTGCGCCACGTAGAACTCCGACCAGCCGAACGTCGAGATCACGTCGGGGTAGGCCTCGTCCTGGCGCCCGGCCGGCATGAAATCGATCAGCCCGCCCTCGCGGAACGCCCAGTCCAGCCGGACGACGTAGTCGTCGATCTCCGTACACTCATCGATCACTTCGGCGATGGGCCGGTTGCCTCGCCCGAACTCGGCGTCGGCGTAGTTCACGACCAGGTCGATGACGCCCTGGGTGAGGCGCAAGTCCTTGTCCGACAGGAAAGGGTGGAAGTATCTGTGCAGGCCCGGGGACTCCAGGTCCCAGTCGATCGCCAGCACCCGCTTTCCCTGACTGGCAAGGATCCAGGCGACATTGGCCAGAGTCATCGTCCGGCCGGTGCCGCCCTTATAGGAGTAGAAGGTGATGATGATGCCGACGTCCGGCGAGGAATGGGTCAATGGAGGGATCCCTTCTCGCTATCGCATGGATCCGAATGAGGGTGGTCCGGAGCCGGGGCCGTCAGGCGGATTTCTCCTCTTGAGAATTTCGTTCTTGGTGATGCCGAGCATTCTTTCGAGGTTTGCCTTGAACTCGGCAAAAGTCCTGATGCGGGCCTGGAAACCTCTGGGGTTCCGGTGGCGTCGATGGAACACCTCCTGCAGGCTGACCTGCAGCATGTCAAGGTTTTCCGTCGTCTCCTGGTCCGTCGTGCTGGTCGGGACGAGTACGCCTGTCGCCGCGAAGGGGGACTCGTCGAATTCGCGTAGGACGCCGCGTCGCGTGCCCAGGCGGGTGACCCATGCATCGAGTACGATGATGATGGCCTGTTGGTGGTCGCTGGACCATTCGACGAGCTCTGCGAGGCTTATTTCGGCGAGTGTGACGGTGCCCGCGCTGAAGCCGCGGTCATTGGCGACGGCGCGGGCGTAGTCGCCGATCGGCACACTGAGCTGGGGGTGGTACGGGGTCCAGCCGTCGACGTCCTCGCCGTAGCAGTCGAAGATGCGTCTGACCTGCCTGATCGTTGCTCGGCCTTCGCCGACTACCAGAATGTGCACGTACTGCTTGTCGGCGCTGCGCCGCGCCGGCACATCCGCATCGTGGGTCCAGGTGGGCATGGCGGTGATGTCCAGCACGGTCGCCGGTTCGGGCACGGGATGGTCATAGCAGCGAATGGTGATCAGGTTGGCCAGGTGGTTCAGCAGGCTCTCGTATTCCGTCCGGTAGCCGCGCTCATTGAGCCGGCTGAGGATGGTCCTCAATCCCACACGCCGGTACTCGACGCAGGAGTCGTCGCAGGGCAGCTCGACGTGTGCGAGTTCCGGCGGCGTCGCTGCCGTCGGTGCACCCCATTGGACCGGCAGGACCGTCTCGGCCGGCGAGCCCGGTGTCGGGCTGGGTCGACGCTGGAACGCGTAGAACTCTCTACCGCAGGTCTCGTTGGCGAAGTAGTTGCGCGACAGCAGCGGGATGAAGACACCGCAGGTGGCGATCGCTTCGGCGACGCGGTGCCGCAGTCCTTCGTTGAGCGGGACATCGATGTCAGAGTTCACGCCGAGCTCGATGAATCCGGGTGTGTCGGAGGAGTTCGAGCCGCCGCGTGCCCGGACCGTCTTCGACAGATCGGTGAAGAACGTCTGGATCAGGCGGCTGTCGTCAGCGGGCGCATGACCGATGAAGAACTGCGGCCAGGGTCTGGGAATCGAGGTCACGTTTCGTTCCCCTCGCCAGCCGACGCCCCTTGGTGAAACATCGGCCAGCCACGTGTGATTGGGCGATCACCGGCTGTGGCCAGTATAGGGCGATCGCGCCATAGGTAAATACTCCGATGGGATTCCCTCATGCGCGCATCTGGGCTGGTTCGATCGGCGAGCGTCGGCCACTTCATGTCTGCAAGCCCAGGGCGATGACGCCGAGCTGGGTGGCCGCGACCACGAGTTGTGGTTCGGTGTGTGCCAGGCCCAGCACCGCGCTTGGCAGCTCGATCAAGTCGGTGACACGGGACCGCAACGCGGCCTTCGACGCTCGCAGCGGGTCGTACCACAGCCGCACCAGAGCATCGTCGCCGCCAGAAACGACGACTGGTTTGCCGCCCGCCTCGATGACCAGGAGCGCTCTGACCGGGCCGTTGTGGACCAAGGTCTTCGTGACCAGGCGACGCCCGGTGGCGGCATCCCAGATCTGCAGGCTGCCGTCCGAGCCGCCTGCGGCGATCACTGCTCGGCTTCCTAGCTGTCCGAACACTGCCGCCGTCGCGCCGCCTGCGTGCGCTTCGAGCGCGGTCATCGGCTCTGCCGTCACGGCGTTCCATACCTTGACGAAACCACCGATGACAGCGACCACGACACTGTGAGTCGGCAAGCGTCCGATAGCCACGGAGACCGGTTTGCCAACCGCTCGCAGTGACGGGGCGAGGCGTAGGCCGGTGCGCGGATCCCACAGATGGATGACCCCCTCCTCGTCGCAGGACGCGACAGCCGTCCGCTCATCGAGCTCCCCGACGGAGAGCGCCGTGACCCAGCCGGCGTGCTCCTCGAACGCGGCGAGCGCATCGCCCGTCGCGGCGTCCCATACCCGCACGGTCTCGCCGCGGCCGCCGGCGGCGATGATCGCTCTACCGGCCAGTTTGCCGACCGCGAGCGCCGCCACCGACCCATCCTGGTGGACGAACGGCGGACCGACCGGGTCACCGGAGGATGCCTCCCAGCGGGCCACGAAGCCGTCTTCGCCGGCGGAGACGATCACGTCGCGACCGTCGAGGTCGACTGTGGCGACTGCGGTCACGGGGGCGCGGTGCTCGAAGATGCGGTCGGGGGTCGGGGGAGCCGCCGAGGCGTCCCAGAGCCTGACACTGCTGTCGTGGCCACACGACGCGATGACGGTTCGCCCATCCACCTGTCCCACCGCCACGCCTGTCACCAGTTCCTCGTGGCCGGCGAACTCGCGGATCGTCGCACCCGTCAGGGCGTCAAGCATCCGGACCGTTCTGTCGACGCCACCCGTGATCACTACGGCTTTTCCGTCGAAACGACCGAACCGCAAGCTGTTTATCCACTGGCGGTCCGCTGCGACGGGTTCGCTGACAGGCTCGCCGGTGAGCGCGTTCCACATTCTCAGCATCCGATCAGAGCAGGCGGCCGCCACTGTGAGAGAGCCGTTGACGGTGCCCAGGGCGACACAGGTGACCTTCCTGCGGACCTGGATAGGCGGCACGGCGAGCGTGGCCGCACCGACGTCCCAGATGATCACCATGCCGTCTTGGGCGCCAGAGGCGAGGATGGTGCGACTGCCGAACGTCGTGATGGCGACCGAGGTGATGCGATCCGAATGTTCGCGAATCGGCTCTGCGATGGCCGCACCCGTCTCGGCGCTCCACAACCTGACGGTGGCGTCGCTGCTTCCCGCTGCGATGATCGTGCGGGATCGGAGCTGGCCGAACGCGACCGATGTTACCCCGGCGTCATGCTCCATGAGCGGTACGAGTTGCGCTCCCGTGCCGAGATCCCAGAGCCGCAGCGTCTTGTCGCTGCTCGCCGATGCGATGGCGGTGCGCCCGTCGACCACGCCGATGTCGACCGAGGACACGGTGTCACTGTGGCCCAGTAGCGGCGGCCGCAGCGGCGACGCCGTCGCAGCATCCCAGACACGCACGGCGTGCTCACCCTCCCCGTCCCCGGCGGCGATGATGGCGGTGCCGTCAAGTTCGCCAAGGGCGACGGAGGCGACCCATCCCCGCGACCCTGGCATCCGGTCATGCGGCGGCTGCAGGCGCCACGAAGCCCACGCGGTGGTGAAGGGCAAGGGCAGACCGCTCACGCTGATCGCACCGGCAAGCTCGTTGGCGTCGCAGCAACGGGCGGCCAACTGGAGGTACGCAGCTTGCTGTGACTTCTGGCGGAACTCCAGTCGAGTGCTGACGCGCCGGTACGCGTCAGCCGCCGCCCGAGCCTGCGGGTTCTCGGCCGCCGAGATGGCCGAGAGCAAGGAGGCCCTGGGCATGCCGAGCAGAAACCGCGGTTCGAGCAGGAGTTGGTCCAGTTTCCTGCCCGCGGCCGCATGGAAAGCGAGTGACGCGGACACGTAGGGGTGGGCGCGCCGCCAATCGGTGGAACCGTCGACCAGCCGCGGTGTCATCGCCGTGAGCGCCTCGACGATCATGGCATGGTCGGCCTCGGTGTCACGTCCTTCCTGCAGGTGCTGTGCAAGAGCCTCGTGGTAGAGGCCGTACGTGGAACGGACACCCGTCAAATACTCCGTCACGTAGAACCCGGCATGGCTGAAAAGCCAGTCGATGTCGTCGTTGGCGTAAGCTTCGCCGCTGAGCCGCCCGGCAAGGGCCGGCCACATGTCTTCCCAAGGTAGGCCAGTGCCTTGTGCGTAGGCCAGGGGCAGTAGCAACGCTCGGGCGCGAGAGGCGTCTTCCTGAAGCCTGAGCTCGAGGTCCTGTCGCATCGCATCGGCAGCCAGCCGCGGCAGACCACGACGCCACGCCTGATCGTACGGATCCACAAGCCGTGGGGTGAGCGCGAGGGACCGCGCCGTGATGAGCGCAACCAGGAACGAGTCGCCGGCGGCGGTGCCGATGGCGTCGGCGACGGCATCGACGTAGGCGGGCTCCAGGTGACGGTACGACGATTCGGCGATCAAGTCGATCAGGCAGGACCGGGCATATGCGCGCACGCTGGCCCTGTTCGTGTAATCGGCGTTGTCCAGGTCGATGATGCGACTCGGTGACCCGATGTCCTCGACGAGGTTCGCACGGGTGCCGATCAGCAGGCGCAGCCCCACCCTTCCTGCGGCGTTGACCAGCGGGGCCAGGACATGATCGACGACT contains these protein-coding regions:
- a CDS encoding caspase family protein produces the protein MSWAPRTEPSSADKASKLADGLLPPAMSMNDSRRMKRGGRFFIGAATTTYAPETDLEDRPELAQVLVEAQSLFTTLGYEPVAGFGLGLEAEDFLKRLRAFLRSADRGEDDVVVVYYTGHGLTFDDDLLLPMADATDDLTFTSLRASRLTGQVLADEPRGIRVQRLMFILDTCHAAAAREALASGAASFMNRLGGLSRQPSIAIVVSSRPYEEVEAGVFVTALAKAIEHPSTGGPLQEHLYLDQVISVVNQTTPHNQHVGLVSIGEFAGAFFVNPKFESWLRDADRRSAERQEQRRAREAEILRHVLPRASGVDSADGRTDRQLFIGRHRALADICQWMRRPQPATLIVTASPGSGKSSLLSRLYVLADRRLRARIPGLHLLPADTVPELSSIDRFILARGLSPRRLLAALAEACDVDIPESVGALLANLHEQNSPRTLIIDAVDEAEDEAGRRDPSAVVDHVLAPLVNAAGRVGLRLLIGTRANLVEDIGSPSRIIDLDNADYTNRASVRAYARSCLIDLIAESSYRHLEPAYVDAVADAIGTAAGDSFLVALITARSLALTPRLVDPYDQAWRRGLPRLAADAMRQDLELRLQEDASRARALLLPLAYAQGTGLPWEDMWPALAGRLSGEAYANDDIDWLFSHAGFYVTEYLTGVRSTYGLYHEALAQHLQEGRDTEADHAMIVEALTAMTPRLVDGSTDWRRAHPYVSASLAFHAAAGRKLDQLLLEPRFLLGMPRASLLSAISAAENPQARAAADAYRRVSTRLEFRQKSQQAAYLQLAARCCDANELAGAISVSGLPLPFTTAWASWRLQPPHDRMPGSRGWVASVALGELDGTAIIAAGDGEGEHAVRVWDAATASPLRPPLLGHSDTVSSVDIGVVDGRTAIASASSDKTLRLWDLGTGAQLVPLMEHDAGVTSVAFGQLRSRTIIAAGSSDATVRLWSAETGAAIAEPIREHSDRITSVAITTFGSRTILASGAQDGMVIIWDVGAATLAVPPIQVRRKVTCVALGTVNGSLTVAAACSDRMLRMWNALTGEPVSEPVAADRQWINSLRFGRFDGKAVVITGGVDRTVRMLDALTGATIREFAGHEELVTGVAVGQVDGRTVIASCGHDSSVRLWDASAAPPTPDRIFEHRAPVTAVATVDLDGRDVIVSAGEDGFVARWEASSGDPVGPPFVHQDGSVAALAVGKLAGRAIIAAGGRGETVRVWDAATGDALAAFEEHAGWVTALSVGELDERTAVASCDEEGVIHLWDPRTGLRLAPSLRAVGKPVSVAIGRLPTHSVVVAVIGGFVKVWNAVTAEPMTALEAHAGGATAAVFGQLGSRAVIAAGGSDGSLQIWDAATGRRLVTKTLVHNGPVRALLVIEAGGKPVVVSGGDDALVRLWYDPLRASKAALRSRVTDLIELPSAVLGLAHTEPQLVVAATQLGVIALGLQT
- the fsxC gene encoding FxsC protein translates to MTSIPRPWPQFFIGHAPADDSRLIQTFFTDLSKTVRARGGSNSSDTPGFIELGVNSDIDVPLNEGLRHRVAEAIATCGVFIPLLSRNYFANETCGREFYAFQRRPSPTPGSPAETVLPVQWGAPTAATPPELAHVELPCDDSCVEYRRVGLRTILSRLNERGYRTEYESLLNHLANLITIRCYDHPVPEPATVLDITAMPTWTHDADVPARRSADKQYVHILVVGEGRATIRQVRRIFDCYGEDVDGWTPYHPQLSVPIGDYARAVANDRGFSAGTVTLAEISLAELVEWSSDHQQAIIIVLDAWVTRLGTRRGVLREFDESPFAATGVLVPTSTTDQETTENLDMLQVSLQEVFHRRHRNPRGFQARIRTFAEFKANLERMLGITKNEILKRRNPPDGPGSGPPSFGSMR